From Vigna angularis cultivar LongXiaoDou No.4 chromosome 11, ASM1680809v1, whole genome shotgun sequence:
GGAGGACCTCCGGCGCGATGTACTCCTCGGTGCCCACGAACGAGTTCGAGCGCTCGAAGCTTGGCGCGGCGCGGCGAGCTGCGGGGGTGACTCGGGCGGACTTGGGGGTCTTCGTGAGTGGGGCCCAGCGGAAGTTGCGGCGGGGCTTGCGCGGGGCGGTGTCAGGAATGTGGGAGTTGGAGGGAGAGGAGGTGTTGGTTTTGGTGGGAGAGAGAGTTCGGGAGAGGTCGAAGTCGGTGAGAGTGACGTGGCCGGATTGTTGAATGAGGACGTTTTCGGGTTTGAGGTCGCGGTACACGATGTGCATGGAGTGAAGGTGGTGGAGAGCGCAGAGAATCTCGGCGAGGTAGAAGCGGACGACGGCGGGGGAGAATATGTGATCCGTTTGGCGATAGCGGAGGTGGTTGAGGTCGCCGCCAGGGCAGTAGGGGACGGCCCAGCCCATTAAGTTGTTGGACTCAAAGGAACCCAGTAGGGTGGGGAGGAAGGGGTGGGATAAGCGAGAGAGAACAGTGATTTCCCAGTGGGCGCGGCGAGCACCGTCGTGGAGGGATGATGATTTGTCGACCACTTTGAGAGCCACGTGGCCGGAGTTGTGTTGCACGAGAAACACAGTGCCCATGGCCCCTTTGCCTAAAACTTTCAGTACCTTAAGGTTGTCGAGGTCAAGTTTCTCTGCCATTTCGTtacaaaagagagagagagagagctaCCTGGTCTGTGTTTGTTTGATCCACCCTTGCTGCTGCTATTAACGTTTTATAATGATGTTGTTGTACTGTTGTATGCggatttacttttgttttttctgtGCACTACACTGTTCTGTAATGTTACTCCCATGACAAGctctttttatcattatttcttcatttagtGATTATAGCCATTGTAATGGTAAGAAGGTGGTAGAGGAAAACAACATTCACAGatgtaaataaatatgtatgaaTCTAAATGGTCTTTATGGTGTCGGAAAACTGCTTAAACCTAGCTAGCGAGATTTATTAGATATTGATAAAATGTCATAATAAATAATGCGCTTGATTTGCGTAGCATAAACTGATAAAGCATATGGTCACACGTGTGACGAGACATAAGCAAACAAAAGTAATTTTGAAAGAGTGTCGAGAAAAAGACAAAATGAATTAGTCGTACGGTAATCACATGGGAGCTCCTATATTGTAATGAGAACGTGAAGGTGCACCCTAAGCTATTGCTTCATGTTGGAACTTTGTCACCTTCTCATTTACCAATCCATTCTTTTATTggatttctttctttaattaatgGAGCATGACATTTCACTCACCCTTCCTCATGCTCCTCTCAATTATTAATCAGCAATATCTCAATAAATCATACactatatctttcaaatatacGATTTGCCCTCTGTATTGCACTTATCATACTCACTTTCCATTCATCAAATTTAGCTATTTGCTACACTAAGTTTTCCAGTTAGATCCCTTGTTTTGTATTGTACTCATAGGCTTCAATGGAGGCCAATATATACATGATAATTCAATGTTCTTTGTCCTTTTGAAATCCATAGATCTTTATCAGAAAACTGTTGAAGgagtaatattttaatcatgAATCCCGTTGTTTATGTTGGCATATAAATCAGAGAGGACAAAGCAATTAATGAAGTTTCACATGTTGAATACTAATGTTCCTTTGTTTTGTTAGATTTAATGTAGGACGAGACAGGGCACGAATCGTATATGTACGTAGTAGTACCTTAAAAATTACCAAATAATGTGGAGTAGGCTTGGCTTTGGTCCTGTTGATGATGAATTAGGTGGATGATGTTGAATTAATTAGTGATGGCTTCTTTGTCAAAAGTGTAGGCTTTGTGGCAGCATAAAAGATGTTGAGATGTAAAAGATGGCATATAAATTAGAACCAAGTCTATGGTTGAAACAGATGAAGGGTAGACAAGTGGAGGACAACATCATTATGCCTGCTTTAACATTGAATTGACATTATCCTTTTGATTTTGCAAATCTTCTACTTCAAACTGTGAAAAGATATTTACCCAGAGGAAACCACAGGTATGAAACAAGTAATCAAGGcatcaaaattcttttttttttttagttcattGATGATGAATTACAACAACGCTGGAATATCGTGATTTGGGTAGAAGTTAGGTGATCTTGGATGTCCTTCGTAACATCACCCACCAACTACTAAAATAATGTCTACAAAGGAAAATAGGAATGTTTTAAACTTCTTGAACTAACTCTTGAATCCGTCTCATaaaattcaaactttattatattttcgtATAATTTCTCTTGAATGAGTCATAACAACTATGTTAGTGGGAAGAATGGATTCACATTTTGCATGTTACATCAACATATGTATATATTCTTTAGTTATTCTCTTGTAAAGATATGAGATTATGATTCCAAAGAGATTTATAACCACTCCTCATATATTTTAGTAGATGCTTTCTGGAAAATAAATAGGATAAACAGATCTAGGCTAAATCAGTCTATTATTATACAAATCAACACTTTAAGTGATCTTAACCTAATCATTTGTGAATAAATTAAggctttttctttcttcaactCCCATTATTTCTAAAGGTGACTTTCAGATTAccttatttgaaaatttttctgaacaattctttttaatttttttgaacatGATTTCCAAAAACAAGTTTTCTGTAATAGAATGTATGAAAAAAGCTCTGACATGTATGAAATACAATCTATAACAAGTtactatatttttggattttcaaaaaattgtttttggattcaaaaattttatttataagatttactatattttttatctttgaaCTATAACGCCcttttaattataactatatTTTGATCTGCTAGGTTCtcatttttaagaaatatatggATGTAAATCCTCGTGCATAAGTATATATAAATGTGCataagtatatataaatatgaggAATCAAATATactataactaaaaaaatacttttatttatatagtaatttttatacatataaaaaaattgcgGAAAACCAAAGCTCTCCATAATGGTCATGAAACTCCACTGACAAGAAGATGATGTAATAAGGATGATATTTTagcctttttatattatatgactACGATTAGTAATGATGGGGATGCATAAAGAAAAAGCCATAAATCAATACTGTGCAAGTCCAAACCCACATCCTCTAAATAagttgtatttttaaaatacttgttaAGTTATTATTCAATGTAAATATGAAGTAAAAAAGATGCTTTCTTCTTACACCTctaagttttctttctttttaaatgtataaattatCCTTCTTTCACCTTACACCTCCTGCACCACAActgttgttgttcttgttcaCACACAGTTCAACCTTGATTCATCCACTCAAAGTGCATATtcctttataaaaataaatataaatttttaactaaaataaatataaaattttaaacttaacttaaCAAAAAAACGAATATACTGAAAGATGAACAAGATGAAATGAACGAGataaataaagacaaaatgAAATAAGACACTAGCacggttgaaaaaaaaatcaaagaagaaagttcaagaaaacaagaaagagaaaataagttCGAAATTGACTTAGAGATGTATCTCCTTCGGTAAGTAAATAAATGGAccataataaatatgatttagtAAACAATAATGAGtggttatataattttttttttcatatatatatttattttaatggatAAATTTGTTTTCACAATTAAACTTAGAGATACATGAAGAAAGGACATGCAAAAAATAGTTTAACTGCGGGAGGAGGTTTTCTTGGACAGAAAACATTACTTGGACTCAGGCCCAGCCCAATAAACAAATCCTCTAGGTCTCGTGGAACCATGTAATTGAACTTTGACCAAAACACGAAATCTATGTGAGGTGATACCAATGACCACTACAATTCCCACAAAACCTCAGATTAGGGGAAATTCACAAcccttttaatctttttatggTAAGCTTCCAATTTTCTCATAGCTCACATCTATTATCATTTCGCGGCCCTTTCAATGTCTCAGTTTTTCATCTCTTTGATTGCTATAGCTATGTTTTTTCTTGATCTGCCTCTAGGCTACTGCATTGTTTGTAATAAGTTCGATATTTGCTATTATTCAACCAGATGTTTTGATTCTTAagcttttaatttgatttctttgATGCTATTGACATCTGAATTGAACAAGCTTGGTAGATTGATTGATTGTTCGTTTCCCCTGTCAGATTGCACTGCTAGAGTGAAATTCCCCATCAATTCGCAGCTAAACCCTAAAACAGAATTTTGGTGTGGTGTGTGTTGACTTAATTGAGTGAAGAGATAGCATAATGGTGAAAGCATACAGACAGGAACACGTCTACAAACACCCTTGGGAACGTGTAACTAGTGCATCTTGGCGCAAGTTTGCTGACCCAGAGAACAAACGCATATTATCCCATATTCTTGATGTTGACACATTGAACCATAGTCTTGACCCTTCATCGGGGAAGCTTTACACAACTCGTGCCATCACGATCCATTGTCCTGGACCCTGGTTTGTACGTAGAATTGTTGGTCAGGATATTTGCCACTGTGTGGAATCCAGTGTTGTGGATGCACAGTCGCGTTCCATGCAACTAACCTCTCGGAATATTAGCCTCCAGAAGTTCATAGAAGTGGAAGAAAAGATCCGGTACGACCCTCACCCGGATAACCCGAATGGTTGGACGGTTTGCCAGCAGGAGACTCGCATCCGGATTAAGCCATTGTCGGCCCTGGCATCCATGGCTGAAAAGGTGGAGCAGCGATGTGCTGAGAGGTTTCTTCAGAATAGTGTTAAGGGCAGAGAGGTAATGGAGAGGATATGTAAATATCTTGAGGCAGAATCTAGCAGCCTTGCTTTGTGATTCTGTCTTCTCATCTCAGTTTTGGGTTTCTgtaatttaacttaatatatttgtaaaataactGAGAAAACATTGCAACATGAAAGGCAGGGAAGATGGTGAAGCTTGTATCTCCTCCCTGGACTTTAAGAACTAAGAAGACTGTTTAGATCttcttcaaattttgatttgtcaaataatttttcaaattgcTGTAACACAACTTAAAGGATCATTTGAATATCTTTTTCTTCTGAATCTTGATCAATCCTTCGGAGTGAGATTGAGACCTAACTCTGTTTTTTGTTTGTCaccttttcttattttctaaGGCACTTGGTCACAAGCCTTTGTTTTGCATCTTTATCTTAGTTAATAATATTAGattattctaaattttgtacatttttaaatttatattttaacgtAAATGAGGCAGTTTTATATAGATCTCTAGTTTGGCTTCAATGGTAATGTGTAAAAGTGAAGATAGTGggggaaagaagaaggaggtAATATAGACACGGGGCAACATCTCTTGAAAAATGGGAATTAAGGAGCATTTCAGGTTAACGGTAGGGGGTTAATGGGTTATAGATGTACTGCTTCTCTCTgaatttcttcatctttctcgAATATCTCTCAATTTCTCTATTTCCTAGACCCTAATACTGTTCATTGTTGGTTGATTTAGTGTTAGTAAAGCGGATTTAGTGCGTTCGTTTGGCGATTGAAAGAATTGCAAGCGCAAGTGACCAATCAAGGTGAAGAACTTCGATAATTGATGAGTTTGATTGAGTTACGTGATCAATCGCAGCGAGACCCAACCTCTCAATTACGATTCAGTTAACTAGTCTCTTACTCCGTTAGAACTCCTTAAGAGTTATTAAAGAAGAATTTGACTAGATTGGTGTGAACtgatataattttctaaaagtttttaaaactcTTGTTCAACACTATACATCATCTAATCCCTTGCAAATAGCGTTTACTATTAAATTGCAAGTTTTAGTTAGAAAAATGTGTTAgtaagttttaatttcattcttGAAGCTTAAAATCAAAGTTCCTAATTTGACATGGTAGATTGCTTTAGGATGCTAATTCAtgcattttcttttgttgttatACGCTTATTGTCTCTTCCAGTATTCATCTTTGGTTTTACACTGTGCTATAGAGgtgagaaaataatttttgcaTAAATTCTGAGCAACAAGTAGGTTTTACACAGAATGAGCCATCTATAGAAGCAACTATTCAGGATTTGAAGACTCAGATGGGACAGCTAGTACTATTCCCACTCAACCATCAGTAAACCCAAAATCTGGAACAAGTTGAAGATGCAGATTAGAGTTAGATTACCATTGTGTATATCATATGCctagtatttttcttttgtaataaatacatagaatcaaaatAACTTTCTGTATTCTTGAACACTTTAAGTTTTCTAGCTTCATTCAAAAATGAAAGAATCGTCATTGTGCATACCATAACTAAAATTCATCCCATCATATAAATCGTTGAAGACTGAAAGTGTGGGGAGGGGATTTTGTTTCCATCGTTCTGTTGGTTCTGACCTGAGTTCATTCAGTTTAATGGATTTGactaaaaaatttgttttgtactctatatttagaacaaaaacgtaacaaaatattaaatatgagaTATTTATGATAtcttaatattgattttatctaaataataactaatttctaaaactgaaaaatattttttaaaaaaattcttaaaaactaatttaaataaaaaatattaagcaaatacttttaataatacATTAGATTTAAACTCGTGTCTATCCATGAAATGATGTTGGTTTCTCTATTTAATAAAAGAGAATTAgagattgataaaaaaataataaatatttttaggtttataattaagttttgaatagaattaatcttaaaaataatttataggtTTAGAAAGTCaatatatctataaaaatataaatagtatacTTTGTAAAAAGATAAAGGATAACACGTGTGTAAAAATAGAGtagattttttaaaagtatagaAGATACGTAAAAATACATAGAGTTGACAAACCTGTTATATATGTGTTGTTAGATTTTtgtctaattaatatatagacataataatataatgtatattttaGACTCATCTAAATAGTATATGAATAAACTTGTGTAAAGTATATGGTAAGGCCCGcctaatattaatattattaatttaatatgtgTACGGGCATACTCTTTTAACATGTATTGTTAGACTGATATAATCAGTGTATGAACAAACTCATCTAATGTGTTACAAGATTCATATGATGAGTATATAGACATGCTTATGTTTAATGtgtatttttatgtaattaatgtATGGAATGATCCATCTAATATTTTCTGTTATATTCATCTAACTAGTGAATATTTGTTAgaatatatattgattaaattaattaataatataattcaaattttatacgTAATTGACATTTAGaatattgatataaaattttaattttgaaaaaatattaattctatttaataaataaaataaaaatttattagatattaaattataacattgaaatatattattatttttatgataaaataaaataaataaaataactttttatggagataaaataaaaaataaaatatatgtttataaatttaatttaattaatagccaaataattataaatcataaaaatataaaattaaaaacaaaaatatatgtttctaaatttaattttgtcgatgaacaaataattataagttaaagttaaaaatgaaaaaatattataaaaaattatactttaaataatttattaaatgatcaATTAATTAGAAGTtatagaaagataaaattaaaaaatagtatagacaaattggtttaaaaataataaataaatggataaaagatataataaattttatatacatgtcatgacaaaataaataaaattaaaaaataaaataaataaataaaagcatgttacagcacaataaatataaataaataaaaattaaaaatgttaaatgattaaaaactaacttttgaaatatttgtcaatttaataaaataaaatagtaataaatttgttaatattttcctttttcttgtaTTATAATTGATTGTCAAGTTCCTGTAAGAAGTTTGATTTGGATACAAATTTTATAGTAATACATACAAATATGCATTTTTTCATTCAACATCCTTCCTACaccaataaaataacaattttagtttaaaatataaaatcattcacGATTAGCTAAAAAAGTACACGTATTAATCTTCTATTAAACATTGAAAAGAAATAGGTAAATAGAGAATtgtacatatataatttaagcACTAGCTAGAATAATAAGgcgtatatataattttgatgtaATGTGTATGTATGTCTAAAGTAAACTTTACTCGATTAATATATAAGAAGACTGTTTTCGCAATGGTCCCCAAAGTCGTGATATTCATTACAATCTGAGCATTGCAGTAAGGAAAGGCAAATCCAAAATGTATACGTAACATGTATCATTGAATGCTATTATTCTATGTGATTGTTTTTTGTTGGTAATATTttgtaagaaagagagaaagaaagaaagaaagaaaagttgaTTTGATGAAGAATAGAAGAAGGTGTTAAGGTCTACAAGGTTCCATCACATCATTCTTTGTTAATCTGACAGGTTTGTGCTGATTGGGGATGTTGTGACAGATTGACGTTACACTGAACACCATCCATACATAACAAGAAAAGAATCACATAATTAGTTATCATTTTCACTGTTCTTCTCTTCTGTTATACATCATTTCGTAATCTCAAAAATGCCCATATGCAATACTCTTCATGATGATCGATTCAGCTCAAGAAGATAAGAAAGGATATATATTttgagataaaatttaaaaatttattttttataattattttattttaccattaatttaaacaaatacaaTGTTAGATGTACCAGTAAGAAGATTCACGTTGGGGGTCTATCAAAAAATAGATTTgttgaaaaaatatcaataataatgaAATCAGAAtctaatcatataaaaaattaacgttattttctatttaaaatattataataataaattaatgagttttttatcattatataataatttattttattctaacaaataaacatataaaaaaagataaaaaagaaaaaggaaaaagggtttgttggaaagagagagagagaaggagacAAGGAACGTGGAGTCCCGTTTTTGTTGGTTGGGTTAATGAGGGAAATAGAGTGAAGTGTGTAGCTACAATTCATACACTGGTTTTGTTGTACTTTGACATGACATCTCAAAGAAACTCTGAccctatctttttttttctttctatcatAACATTACTCATACAAAGCTGCCATCAACATCCAATGCATGcattcttccatcttccaccctTCAATTCCCAATGTTCAATATAAATGATTCTTACTGTTACTTACTCCATCATCTTCCTCACCAATTAACTCCATCTTTTACTTTAATCAATTCATAATTTACAAATTAACAAACTTTAACTTGGTCAATGCTGTACTTCTTCTTATTAATTCTTATAGATAAAATTTCATTCTATAGTTATATCAAATTGTGGTTGAAATGATAAGTaatgtttgtttcttttaataatagaaCCATATgctataattttcttataaaattatgcgttatttcttttcttaatttttttttgcatagccctaattaatttaaaccaaaccaaaccctTCAGGCTGGTTAATTAGGTCTGAATTTatgctttttttaaatatttaaatcactaaattttgtattaatttaaagtttatttttttttcttaattcaatttcaataaGTAAGGAGAGATAGTATGCTATAAATTATTGTGAAACCATTATGGACtctaaatatatcaaaataatattaataaaaatattgactaattatatttatgattacATAATCAACTTTAGTTGggtttttctttcaatttttgtactttttttcaTCACAATAGTCTCAACTTTATAATGGAaaatagtagaagaaaaagagagaaaagcagACATTTTTATTgagaagataatgattttgatggaAATGATTACGGTGAGTGTAAACATAGTATTTGATCGGTTCATCATGGTGGACATAGCAAAAGGGAAATAGCAGCATCATATGAGTCATAAAGCTGAACAATCACAGACTCAAAAGCTTCCCCTATCTGCATTTGCACTtgtttatatacaaatatatatatatatatatatatatatatatatatatatatatatatatatatataattatacccttttccctttttgtttttcttaaataaagttCACTGCGCACCTTCCCCTTTGCATAATTATAAACGTATAACATATTATCTTAGTTTTGAGAAACTTTTATAAACACGCgctataatttttgttttagtttttaaataataacaatattccATTATTAAAACTGAGTAATCTACATAATAAAGGAGAAATGTTGTAAAAAACTATACAAATCTTGACAGAAAAGTATATTCAAATTGAAACATGCACGTGATCTTCTTTGCATATATCATAGTCTGCAATGATTACTAAAGTGTATTTTTAAGGTATTAAGTTAAAAACATGAGGTGTATTAGGTAAGAAAAAACTTGTATGTTTGGAAGAGAAAGGAAAGGAGGGAGAAAGCAGAAGCAAAATGAGAAAAAAGGAGAAGTTACAGCAATTTGATAATGAGGAATGAAGaaacaagaaacaagaaaaaaaggGAAAGTGGAGAAAGAGAAATGGTTAGTGATGGCAGTCATAGTCAAGAATTTAATATCAGTTTGAAAACATGAGAATCATCAATTGTCACACATCAACCATGACTTGAAACTAAAGGTTCATTGACATTTTCTTGCTCAATTTCAGAGCCAGCTTCATCATCATGATCAAAACAGTCGATTCCATAAGCTTTGTGTCCATTCCCAAAAGCCTTGATATGATCTTTGAGGGATCTTTTGTGCTTGAAATCGGACCCACAAGAGCAATACCAGAGCTTCCCACAGTTCTTCTCATGGGTCCTCCAATCACCCCTAACAGCAAAAGCTTTGCAGCATTTTCTACACATGAAGGGCTTGATTCCATGCTTTCTCTTGTAATGAGTTTGAAGGGTTCTAAAGTCTTTGAGAGGCTTTGCTCTTGGATGGTCAATGTTGTTCTTGCATTCAGGAGCACAACAATAGCAAGGGAGTCTAAGCATTGCTGTTGGTTGAGTTCCCCTCAGAGACTCTGGCCCCTTTCTATATTGAGATCCATGCCCCCACATATGCATCTGCATAGGTTAATTTTTGGAGcaacatcatcatcattcaAGAGCAAATAGGTAAACAGTTCAAAAGGGATCGATGTGGGGTTGGGAAGAATGAAAATCATTCACTCACTCGCATTCACATGTAAAATATTTGGAACCATCGATAGAGTCCAAAAGCCTCACTGTGAAATCGCATTCCCTACAAACACTATCTTTGTTGCATTGCATGTAACATTGTTAAGATCAAGAATTATTTTCCCGAACAGGCCAAGATTTTGAGTCAGAAAGCCTAAGGATAATCAAGGACCCGCGTCTTTTTCAACATGTTTCAATACTTCTTAGTCACCTACGGTCTAGGAGTAAAGAAAAAGGTAACAATGTAGGGCATCCTAATAAAGTAGTAGCTCGGAAGCCCAACAAGGGAATATTGGACAGctatttttgtttatgttttgtaGAGATCAAAATAAAACCTCACTCCATGCGTGTTGTACTATACACTTCTGAAATGAAAACTTAATTTATTCATGTTCTTTCACTTTATGTCACCTCCTGTTGCTGCTAACGTTGTTCTCTCTATAACATCTTTAGCTTAAGATTTAATAAGCCCTAGATATCAATAGTTACTTCCTCCTGTTTTCTGTTTAACACCAGTTAATAACACTTTGCAGGtccacaaaaatatatagcctTAAATAGTACTCATCTTTCATTGGAGTGGGATTTTTCCATTTTCGTCTCTTCGACTACAAAAGGGTCATGGTAAAACCTTTGAGATTGATTAgcttaagataaaaaaaaaaggacatgCAACAGTTGTTACAAAAACCCTAAATTACACACTACACACAAGTGCTCCGTAACGAATTGAAGACAACATAGGTTATAGGCTAAAAATAATCAAAGTGGTGATATTTACAAATGGAAATTTCCTTTTCAACAATTTTCCTCAAAAGTAA
This genomic window contains:
- the LOC108333509 gene encoding serine/threonine-protein kinase UCNL encodes the protein MAEKLDLDNLKVLKVLGKGAMGTVFLVQHNSGHVALKVVDKSSSLHDGARRAHWEITVLSRLSHPFLPTLLGSFESNNLMGWAVPYCPGGDLNHLRYRQTDHIFSPAVVRFYLAEILCALHHLHSMHIVYRDLKPENVLIQQSGHVTLTDFDLSRTLSPTKTNTSSPSNSHIPDTAPRKPRRNFRWAPLTKTPKSARVTPAARRAAPSFERSNSFVGTEEYIAPEVLRGEGHGFAVDWWALGVLAHEMVYGTTPFKGRNRKETFRNVLLKTPEFVGKKTALTDLISRLLEKDPSKRLGYVRGATEIKEHEFFRGVKWDLLTEVVRPPFIPSREEVTKPFADGLDVRGYFQSLKSPPSLPPSPLRSPSCEFQKNVSLPEF
- the LOC108333406 gene encoding uncharacterized protein LOC108333406; protein product: MVKAYRQEHVYKHPWERVTSASWRKFADPENKRILSHILDVDTLNHSLDPSSGKLYTTRAITIHCPGPWFVRRIVGQDICHCVESSVVDAQSRSMQLTSRNISLQKFIEVEEKIRYDPHPDNPNGWTVCQQETRIRIKPLSALASMAEKVEQRCAERFLQNSVKGREVMERICKYLEAESSSLAL